Genomic DNA from Sardina pilchardus chromosome 4, fSarPil1.1, whole genome shotgun sequence:
CAGCTTGTCTCTTATTTTCATACCTCAAGGGTAGTAGTTTTCATTTCTCACATGACAAACATCTCATTTCAGTTCTACTAACAAGTCGTTTCTTGACAGGAGATGCTGTATTCAGTTCTGTGGGGGGACAAGAGGCAACTGCAAGAAATGCACAAGTGGTACATTTATCTTGCATCTTGTGAGCAAAACGTTAGCTAGACATCTCCACCAGCAGAGGAAAAGGAAGGCCAAGGAAAGCAAAACTGGATTCAAATGTACCTGAGGCTCAGAGCACATGTGTGTAACCTGAACATCTGTGTTCCTGAGGCATACAGGTACATCTGTGCAACTTgtagtttgtgattgtgtgtgcaggtgctctTTAAGATGTGTGGCGACGGCTGGACCCCGACTCCTCACCTGCAGGACGCCCACATGTTCCACCCGCTCTCCGTCATCGGGAAGCGGGTGGAGCGCTCTCTCCGTCTGCGGAAGGTGCGCAGTCTCTTCCCCCTGGGGCCCCTCTCCGAACTCCTGGACCGTCCCGGCGACACCGGCCCCGACCCGCGGCCTCTGGGCCCCGTGATGCGGGAGGGCCCCGTCCACTGCGACGTGTTCCACGAGGAGTTCCTGGACGGCGTGGGCCGCGTGCGCATCCACGTGGTGGACTACTGGAGGGAGTCCGGCGTGCAGCCCCTGGCGCCGCACACACAGCTGACCCTGCGCGAGAGCCTGCCCTGGCTGGACTCGGTGCACCGGCTCTACCTGGTCAGCCAGACGGTGTGCTCGTCCAGCTGCCGGCTGCGCCTGCTGGGCACGGAGCAGGGCCACCAGCTGAAGCTGGGGCCCGAGACGCCGCTGGGCTTCAGCTGCCTGCGTCTGGCGGCGCAGCCCTCGGGGCTGGTGGAGGTGCGGCGGGGCTGGGAGAGCGGCTACCTCCACCCCAAGGCCCGCTGGGCCCGCTCCGACTCGCCCGAGTACGAACGGCTCAAGGGAGGGACGGCCACGGAGCCCAGAGTGATGGGCATGCTGTCTCAGCTCGGTGAGCGATCTGGTGATACTGGAGGACTCTGACCAGCACTCCTCTTATTGACTGACTAAAATCAATGACATGTACACTACGGTTTGATAGTTATAGTGGCAGTTATATTAGTATTCTACAGTGATGTGATATAGATAATAAGGAATAATAATACATTGTCTGAGCAGATCTAGCTGTTGTATAACATGGCTTCACACAAAAGGGAGGAGCGCATACTACTGCTCCATTCCGAAGGCCTACAAGATCCACATCAAGTTCTCACATGAAGCCTCTTTTGTTCCCACTCAGCGTTCTCCTTTGCGCACCCTTCCACCATGTCTCTACCTGGGCCCGTCTCACTGAGCCAGGACACCCTGAGCCCAGAACCGGAGCAGCCAGAGGAGAACCTTGACGAGGCCCTGCTTCCTCTcgacgatgatgatgaggaggagtgaggaagagctacagaggagaggaagaatggattataagagagagagggagaacacaaGGTTTCTTGGAGGGGTTGCAAAATAGTGTGTGGGGGGATTGGTTGACAGTCAGATGAAGGCAGATGACAAAACATAAGGAATGTGCAAGAAAATGTATGACTAGAAGTGGAAGGTTCCCTCTGTCAACTGATTAAAGCTAAATCGCAGACAAGTAGAGACAACCCTCATCTTTCAGCAGTATAACAAGTCCTCCTCTCTAGATGAAAGGAGTGGAGCTTCCATCATAAAGTGCAAGTAACAGATCAGAATATGCATGTGATACTACCTGCCTTTTAGGTGTCTAGACAGGAGAGTGAAAAGACCTCGGCTGGCTCTCAAACGTGGGCTACATTTATGCTGCCTTGTATGGTGGGTGGAGAAATGAAGGCAAATACAAGAGCACTGAGCCTCTGGCCTCTTCTTTAAgtctgtagagagagacagagaggaggccaATGTGCCCTGTGTAGATCCTTAGCCtacccgcaaacacacacacacacaccccttttagGTTTGTTGTTTCTA
This window encodes:
- the LOC134078186 gene encoding uncharacterized protein C11orf42-like, with product MAAPSIAGPGMSMEEANDIWQCIKDKVLFKMCGDGWTPTPHLQDAHMFHPLSVIGKRVERSLRLRKVRSLFPLGPLSELLDRPGDTGPDPRPLGPVMREGPVHCDVFHEEFLDGVGRVRIHVVDYWRESGVQPLAPHTQLTLRESLPWLDSVHRLYLVSQTVCSSSCRLRLLGTEQGHQLKLGPETPLGFSCLRLAAQPSGLVEVRRGWESGYLHPKARWARSDSPEYERLKGGTATEPRVMGMLSQLAFSFAHPSTMSLPGPVSLSQDTLSPEPEQPEENLDEALLPLDDDDEEE